From the genome of Pukyongia salina, one region includes:
- a CDS encoding DUF4260 domain-containing protein, whose translation MKTVLKIEELAQFILGIVLFSLLDFSWWWFPALILIPDIGMLGYLINSRIGAATYNIFHHKGIAIGIILAGYYLSMPILSLVGIILFSHSAMDRMFGYGLKFADSFNNTHLGTIGKK comes from the coding sequence ATGAAAACTGTATTAAAAATAGAGGAACTGGCCCAATTTATACTGGGGATCGTTTTGTTTAGCTTACTGGATTTCTCCTGGTGGTGGTTTCCGGCTCTAATTCTCATACCGGATATTGGCATGTTAGGATATCTTATAAATAGCAGGATCGGTGCGGCCACGTACAATATTTTTCATCACAAAGGCATTGCCATAGGGATCATTCTGGCAGGCTATTATCTGTCGATGCCAATTTTAAGCCTTGTAGGGATCATACTGTTCTCACATTCGGCTATGGATAGGATGTTTGGATACGGACTGAAATTCGCAGACAGTTTTAATAACACCCATCTGGGTACTATAGGTAAGAAATAA
- the hemW gene encoding radical SAM family heme chaperone HemW produces MLGIYIHIPFCKQACHYCDFHFSTSLKKRDEMVEAICEELRIRKAEINGSVETIYFGGGTPSLLNNDELEKIFAVISEHYKLAEEPEITLEANPDDLTPVRIQELARSPVNRLSIGIQSFFREDLELMNRAHTAAEALECITEVKKHFTNYSIDLIYGIPGMTKERWKSNLKTAFNFNIPHLSCYALTVEPKTALKAMIAKGEVAAVDDEMAQLHHSILMETSETLGYENYEFSNFSKPGFYSKNNMAYWHGRSYLGIGPSAHSYNGKVRSWNAANNNLYLKSIQSGELPLEREVLSLEDRYNEYVMTRLRTAGGIVIKEVEKNFGITFKNYLLKQAEMHLANKLLLKEADVIRVSKQGKFLSDGIAADLFLVNL; encoded by the coding sequence ATTTTGGGAATCTATATCCACATACCTTTTTGTAAGCAAGCCTGCCACTACTGCGATTTTCATTTTTCTACCTCCCTTAAGAAAAGAGATGAAATGGTAGAAGCTATTTGTGAAGAACTACGGATAAGAAAAGCAGAAATAAATGGAAGTGTGGAAACCATTTATTTTGGAGGCGGGACACCTAGTTTACTTAACAATGATGAATTAGAAAAGATTTTCGCTGTAATTAGCGAGCATTACAAACTTGCCGAAGAGCCGGAAATTACACTGGAAGCAAATCCAGACGATCTTACGCCGGTGCGAATACAGGAATTGGCAAGATCTCCGGTAAACAGGCTTAGTATTGGGATCCAATCATTTTTCAGGGAAGACCTGGAATTGATGAACCGTGCTCACACAGCTGCTGAAGCCCTGGAATGTATCACGGAAGTAAAAAAACATTTCACAAACTACAGCATAGATCTTATTTACGGTATTCCGGGGATGACCAAGGAACGCTGGAAAAGCAATCTTAAAACGGCCTTTAACTTCAACATCCCCCATTTAAGTTGTTATGCCCTCACGGTGGAGCCTAAAACCGCACTAAAAGCCATGATCGCTAAGGGAGAAGTGGCAGCTGTTGATGATGAAATGGCTCAACTACATCATTCGATCTTAATGGAAACCTCCGAAACCCTGGGATACGAGAATTACGAATTTTCCAATTTTAGCAAGCCAGGTTTTTATTCGAAGAACAACATGGCGTACTGGCACGGGCGATCTTACCTGGGGATAGGCCCTTCGGCACATAGCTACAACGGGAAAGTGAGAAGTTGGAATGCAGCCAATAATAACCTGTATCTTAAGAGTATACAATCAGGGGAATTACCGTTGGAAAGAGAAGTACTTTCATTGGAAGACAGGTATAACGAATATGTGATGACCCGTCTGCGAACGGCCGGGGGAATAGTGATAAAGGAAGTAGAGAAAAATTTCGGGATAACGTTTAAGAACTATCTCCTGAAGCAAGCCGAAATGCATCTTGCAAATAAATTATTGTTGAAGGAAGCAGACGTTATCAGGGTGAGTAAACAGGGAAAATTCCTGAGTGACGGGATCGCGGCCGATTTATTCTTAGTAAATTTATAG
- a CDS encoding DUF3667 domain-containing protein, translating to MSERSTYCHNCDTPATGNYCSSCGQRTTIHKVTFRDTFQDFWDFIFSVNAPFFKTIKWLIINPGKLLREYLAGKRKSYYKPVAFFLVMTVVYLLFRSLIGYDPFGNTTLNVTDETQRQLLTEARNFMLLNIDKLLFVFVFTMGFFLKLFFYKKRSLAEFLAVSFYLIAVYTIITTLNMFFIQYVDSQVQYLAILVMLIYFCYALISFFQKQKILVLLKAIIVYFISFISYGLLAFAISFLFVYLKQL from the coding sequence GTGAGTGAACGATCCACATATTGTCACAATTGCGATACCCCAGCCACCGGGAATTATTGTTCCAGTTGTGGACAAAGGACTACTATCCATAAAGTTACGTTCAGGGATACTTTTCAGGATTTTTGGGACTTTATCTTTTCTGTGAATGCCCCTTTCTTCAAGACAATAAAATGGTTGATTATAAACCCGGGAAAATTATTACGGGAATACCTGGCGGGCAAACGGAAAAGTTATTACAAGCCCGTGGCCTTTTTCCTGGTAATGACGGTGGTCTACCTGTTGTTTCGATCTCTAATTGGGTACGATCCCTTTGGTAATACAACCTTGAATGTTACCGATGAAACACAGCGGCAATTGCTTACCGAGGCACGGAATTTCATGCTGCTTAATATCGATAAGCTGCTCTTTGTTTTTGTATTTACTATGGGCTTTTTTCTGAAATTGTTTTTTTATAAGAAACGCAGTCTTGCCGAATTCCTTGCCGTTTCGTTCTACCTGATCGCTGTGTATACGATCATCACCACCCTGAATATGTTCTTTATTCAATATGTAGATTCGCAGGTGCAGTACCTGGCCATACTAGTGATGTTGATCTATTTCTGCTACGCGCTTATCTCGTTCTTTCAAAAACAGAAAATACTGGTCCTTCTGAAAGCCATTATTGTGTATTTCATTAGCTTCATTTCCTATGGCTTACTGGCTTTCGCTATTTCGTTCCTTTTTGTTTACCTCAAGCAATTATAG
- a CDS encoding M56 family metallopeptidase: MIHYILQTIAFQLLFLLVYDLFLKRETFFNWNRLYLLFTPLLSLLLPFVQIGGIREAIPPSYTVQLPAVLVGGTQTSNAAATGGFEFPWMALWLTGLLVSIGWFIFKYFRIRKIRVQSSDWQHPKMRVKLIPGSNSAFTFFSTVYLGAELSEKQREHILLHEQIHVEEHHTWDLILFEVLRIVFWFNPLVYVFQKRIAALHEFTADRKVAMAKERNAYYQQMLSQVFQTDHISFINTFFNHSLIKKRIIMLQKSRSKRIFQLKYLLILPVICGMLVYTSCAQESDIATNETDNANNFVNGTNSEILDNIASLQEAIASQGELTAEEKKALKLLYVNAGSKGADNLHFDSKGGDQDKLAFAAIDKVPTYPGCEGQTNEAAKKCFTEKVAGFVVQNFNTKVPKDSPITGKQRIAVHFTITNTGNIENVRAKAEYPQLIDEAVRVVKMLPKMVPGEHKGKKVNVEFALPIVFEMD; this comes from the coding sequence ATGATACATTATATCTTACAAACCATAGCATTCCAATTACTATTTTTATTGGTTTACGATCTGTTTCTAAAGCGAGAAACTTTCTTTAACTGGAACAGGCTTTATCTGTTATTTACTCCATTATTGAGTTTGCTATTGCCCTTTGTGCAAATTGGTGGGATTAGGGAGGCTATCCCTCCGTCCTACACAGTACAACTACCAGCCGTTTTGGTAGGAGGGACCCAAACATCTAATGCTGCGGCGACTGGCGGATTCGAATTTCCCTGGATGGCTCTATGGCTTACCGGATTGCTTGTGAGCATTGGTTGGTTTATCTTCAAGTATTTCAGGATACGGAAGATCAGGGTTCAAAGCAGTGATTGGCAGCATCCTAAAATGAGGGTTAAACTCATTCCCGGGAGCAATTCGGCTTTTACCTTCTTTAGTACTGTGTATTTAGGAGCGGAACTTTCAGAAAAACAAAGAGAGCATATTCTACTTCACGAACAAATCCATGTAGAGGAACATCATACCTGGGACCTCATCCTCTTCGAGGTGCTGCGCATTGTATTTTGGTTCAACCCCTTGGTATATGTATTTCAGAAAAGAATTGCCGCCTTACACGAATTTACTGCCGATAGAAAAGTAGCTATGGCAAAAGAACGAAATGCTTATTACCAGCAGATGTTGTCTCAGGTTTTCCAAACCGATCATATTTCATTTATCAATACATTCTTCAATCATTCATTAATTAAAAAACGAATTATTATGTTACAAAAATCAAGATCAAAACGAATTTTTCAGTTAAAATACTTACTTATTCTACCCGTAATATGTGGAATGTTAGTGTACACTTCCTGCGCGCAGGAATCGGATATCGCAACTAACGAAACGGACAATGCGAATAATTTCGTAAACGGTACCAACAGCGAAATACTGGATAATATAGCCAGTTTACAGGAAGCTATCGCTTCGCAGGGAGAGCTTACCGCCGAAGAGAAAAAAGCGCTTAAACTACTTTACGTGAATGCAGGTTCTAAGGGGGCAGATAATTTGCATTTCGACAGTAAAGGAGGCGATCAGGATAAACTGGCCTTTGCCGCCATAGACAAGGTTCCTACCTATCCGGGTTGCGAAGGACAAACTAACGAGGCGGCCAAGAAATGCTTTACCGAAAAAGTGGCCGGATTTGTGGTTCAGAATTTCAACACCAAGGTTCCTAAGGATTCTCCCATAACCGGGAAACAGCGTATTGCGGTTCATTTTACCATAACCAATACCGGGAATATAGAGAACGTACGCGCCAAGGCCGAATATCCACAATTGATCGATGAAGCGGTGCGCGTGGTAAAAATGTTACCTAAAATGGTTCCAGGGGAACACAAAGGAAAGAAAGTGAATGTTGAATTCGCCTTACCTATAGTCTTTGAAATGGACTAA
- a CDS encoding BlaI/MecI/CopY family transcriptional regulator, translated as MKQLTKAEEDIMQILWDLGEANVAAIIDELPKPKPAYNTVSTIVRILESKDFVDYRKEGRGHIYFPKVKKEEYSNQSINKLVDGYFQGSFKSMVSFFVEKNDISINELEAIMKEINKDETS; from the coding sequence ATGAAACAACTTACCAAGGCAGAAGAGGACATCATGCAGATACTATGGGATCTGGGAGAGGCCAACGTAGCCGCTATCATAGACGAACTACCCAAGCCAAAACCAGCCTATAATACCGTATCGACCATTGTAAGGATTCTCGAAAGTAAGGACTTTGTGGACTATAGGAAAGAAGGCCGGGGGCATATTTATTTTCCCAAAGTAAAGAAGGAAGAATATAGTAATCAGTCTATAAATAAACTGGTAGACGGATACTTTCAGGGTTCTTTTAAAAGCATGGTATCCTTCTTCGTTGAGAAGAACGACATTAGTATTAACGAACTGGAGGCGATAATGAAGGAGATCAATAAAGACGAAACATCATGA
- a CDS encoding lipoprotein signal peptidase, with the protein MKHRRKMMIIGILILVVLIVDQVLKFYVKTTFPLDGGFRMLGLDWAQIKFTENYGMAFGLELGGKAGKIILGVFRIIAGSGLLYYTYSSLRQDKRFSFVISLALITAGAIGNIIDGLFYGVIFSESTTITTASFMPEEGGYSTFFDGHVVDMFYFPIIETYWPEWVPFVGGELFKFNNYIFNFADLSITVGVIWIIFLGAFSKKFSL; encoded by the coding sequence ATGAAGCATAGGCGGAAGATGATGATTATAGGGATTTTAATCCTGGTAGTTCTTATCGTTGATCAGGTATTAAAATTTTACGTAAAAACAACATTTCCACTGGATGGTGGGTTCAGGATGCTGGGTCTGGATTGGGCGCAAATTAAATTCACCGAGAATTACGGGATGGCTTTTGGTCTCGAATTAGGTGGGAAGGCCGGGAAGATCATTCTGGGCGTATTCCGAATTATAGCCGGCTCGGGTCTATTGTATTACACCTATAGCTCGCTGCGACAGGATAAGAGATTCTCCTTTGTGATTTCCCTTGCGTTGATCACGGCAGGAGCCATCGGGAATATTATCGATGGATTATTTTACGGAGTAATTTTTTCTGAATCGACTACCATTACAACCGCCAGTTTTATGCCTGAAGAAGGAGGATATAGTACCTTTTTCGACGGTCATGTAGTGGATATGTTCTATTTCCCGATCATTGAGACCTACTGGCCCGAATGGGTTCCCTTTGTAGGAGGAGAGCTGTTTAAATTCAATAACTATATCTTCAATTTTGCCGACCTCTCAATAACCGTGGGAGTTATATGGATCATTTTCCTGGGTGCTTTTTCGAAGAAATTCTCCCTATAG
- a CDS encoding DUF4230 domain-containing protein, with translation MEQLFLGLAIGAIVAYFVFVRFNSDRKKKRSQAQSVVLMERIRTVCKLITVEGDFSEIYHYENLKSKWVNLLLGKKKALVVIEAKAYVGFDLSNLKIEADVAKKTVTLSNFPKPKLLTVETDFKYYDKKDGWANPFTAADLTEINKEAKNHIIEKVPGSGLLEEASKQAIDTIQLMEKLVETISWKLDYSALLLDQNDPKSLQETNEES, from the coding sequence ATGGAGCAACTTTTCTTAGGATTGGCAATAGGGGCGATAGTAGCTTATTTCGTCTTTGTACGGTTTAACAGCGACAGGAAAAAAAAGAGATCCCAGGCCCAATCGGTTGTGCTGATGGAACGTATCCGAACCGTATGTAAGCTAATAACCGTGGAGGGAGATTTTTCGGAGATCTATCATTATGAGAATTTAAAAAGTAAATGGGTGAATCTGCTGCTGGGTAAGAAAAAGGCCTTGGTAGTAATTGAAGCAAAAGCCTATGTGGGTTTCGATCTAAGCAATCTTAAGATAGAAGCTGACGTGGCTAAAAAGACAGTTACGCTAAGTAATTTTCCGAAGCCAAAATTACTAACAGTTGAAACAGATTTTAAATACTACGATAAGAAAGACGGTTGGGCAAATCCGTTCACAGCAGCCGACCTCACCGAGATAAATAAAGAGGCTAAAAATCATATAATCGAGAAGGTACCCGGCAGTGGATTATTGGAAGAAGCGTCCAAGCAAGCTATAGACACCATACAGCTAATGGAGAAACTTGTAGAGACAATTAGTTGGAAATTAGACTATTCTGCCTTATTATTGGATCAGAATGACCCTAAATCACTACAAGAAACTAATGAAGAATCTTAG
- a CDS encoding lysylphosphatidylglycerol synthase domain-containing protein translates to MMHLSNKSKHYGLIALKVLILTATFWFIFDRLADTNNQTISAFTNQMKDADLLYILLFFFMAILNWAMEIRKWQLLVQPLQQISFKSSMQQCLASLTASLWTPNRLGEYGVKPLFYSPEKRKKVMLLKLVSNTAQMFVTILFGIPGLIYFLNQYGVAVSLWKPIAIFILVLLLIVSGYYFRKTQLIVKGLSLQKIIKYVKNIPGAIKLQVFLLSVLRYLVFASAFYLILLFLGVELDLFKAIPLITAMYLLASVLPTFIFLDVAIKGGVAIWIFSFAGVDELPVLGAATAMWVLNFVIPALIGTYYVVKFKPVAA, encoded by the coding sequence ATGATGCACCTTTCCAACAAATCTAAGCATTATGGGTTGATTGCCCTAAAAGTTTTGATACTAACCGCCACCTTCTGGTTTATTTTCGATCGGCTCGCAGACACCAACAATCAAACCATCAGTGCGTTTACAAATCAAATGAAAGATGCTGATCTATTGTATATACTTCTCTTTTTTTTTATGGCTATCCTCAACTGGGCCATGGAGATACGAAAATGGCAATTGTTGGTACAGCCGCTTCAGCAGATCTCTTTTAAATCATCGATGCAACAATGCCTGGCATCACTTACAGCTTCATTATGGACACCAAACAGATTGGGAGAATATGGAGTAAAGCCACTCTTCTATAGCCCGGAGAAGCGAAAAAAAGTGATGCTGCTCAAGCTGGTGTCCAATACGGCGCAAATGTTTGTCACGATACTTTTTGGGATACCCGGCCTGATTTATTTTCTAAATCAATACGGAGTAGCTGTAAGTTTATGGAAACCCATCGCAATTTTTATACTGGTATTGCTGTTGATCGTCTCTGGTTATTACTTCCGAAAAACACAACTCATCGTAAAGGGACTGAGCCTGCAAAAGATCATCAAATATGTAAAGAATATACCAGGGGCAATAAAGTTGCAGGTGTTTTTACTATCGGTATTGCGCTATCTGGTTTTTGCGTCTGCATTCTACCTGATCCTGCTCTTCCTGGGAGTTGAACTGGATCTCTTCAAGGCTATCCCGCTCATCACTGCCATGTATTTATTGGCTTCGGTACTTCCCACATTTATTTTCCTGGATGTAGCTATTAAAGGAGGCGTTGCGATCTGGATATTTTCGTTCGCTGGCGTGGATGAGTTACCGGTATTGGGCGCTGCTACCGCCATGTGGGTGCTCAATTTTGTGATCCCGGCCCTAATAGGGACTTACTATGTAGTCAAATTTAAACCGGTCGCAGCATGA
- a CDS encoding cyclase family protein, translating to MIASLEHENITYTVDLSKPLDISIPLEGSSRNPIAWNLEKPRIEPVTTEEWTASVAKGAAINFNNIYFNPHAHGTHTECLGHITEKVHSVQKSLSSYFYLATVISVAPELKKGDLVISRKQLHGILKGKSNKALVLRTLPNTISKKSQKYTDTNWPYLEEGAAKYIREMGVDHLLIDLPSVDKEKDGGKLKAHKAFWNYPEAPRLKATITEFIYVSNRIKDGTYLLNLQTAPFVNDATPSRPVLYKIISQ from the coding sequence ATGATAGCATCTCTGGAACATGAAAACATTACCTACACAGTCGACCTGTCCAAACCCCTGGACATTTCCATTCCGTTGGAGGGTTCATCACGAAATCCAATAGCATGGAATCTTGAAAAGCCAAGGATCGAACCGGTGACTACAGAAGAATGGACGGCCAGCGTTGCGAAAGGAGCAGCAATTAATTTCAATAATATTTATTTTAATCCGCATGCACACGGCACCCATACGGAGTGTCTGGGGCATATTACCGAAAAAGTGCACTCGGTTCAGAAATCATTAAGCTCATATTTCTATTTGGCCACGGTAATTTCGGTGGCACCCGAATTGAAGAAAGGTGATTTAGTAATTTCCAGAAAACAATTACATGGCATACTCAAAGGGAAATCAAACAAGGCACTTGTATTAAGAACCCTCCCTAATACAATCTCAAAGAAATCTCAAAAATACACAGATACTAATTGGCCATATCTGGAAGAAGGTGCCGCAAAGTATATTAGAGAGATGGGCGTAGACCATTTGTTGATCGATCTGCCATCGGTTGACAAGGAAAAGGACGGAGGTAAATTAAAGGCACATAAGGCCTTTTGGAATTACCCCGAGGCACCTCGATTAAAAGCGACCATTACAGAGTTTATTTATGTGTCGAATAGAATCAAGGACGGGACATATCTTCTCAATTTACAAACCGCACCTTTTGTGAATGATGCCACCCCAAGTAGGCCGGTACTTTATAAAATAATATCGCAATGA
- a CDS encoding class I SAM-dependent methyltransferase, translating to MAITPVMNATYDLIGLNYNASRNADPQIFERLLYHLSPATNGLYLDIGCGTGNYTKEFAKRDFQFIGVDPSMTMLSVANAKTSNVTWQQGSAETISLPSETIDGVIATLTIHHWDNLEQGFKRLSEVLKPEGKIVIFTSDPAQMKGYWLCHYFPEMMEDSALQMPTLELIEQLLLKCGLTLVTIEKYFIDPNLQDLFLYSGKHHPGRYLDPNFRRGISSFSSLANETEVKEGLLQLEADIESGQIDEIISKYENNLGDYLFISVKKIV from the coding sequence ATGGCAATAACCCCTGTTATGAATGCAACTTACGATCTTATTGGGTTAAATTACAATGCGAGCAGGAATGCAGACCCTCAAATATTTGAAAGGCTGCTTTACCATCTGTCTCCTGCAACCAACGGACTGTACCTTGACATTGGATGCGGCACGGGAAATTATACAAAAGAATTTGCCAAACGTGACTTTCAGTTTATCGGTGTAGATCCCTCTATGACAATGCTTTCTGTAGCAAATGCTAAAACTTCTAATGTGACCTGGCAACAGGGTTCTGCTGAAACTATTTCACTGCCTTCCGAAACTATCGATGGGGTAATAGCCACGCTCACTATTCATCACTGGGATAACTTAGAACAAGGATTTAAAAGGCTTTCTGAAGTCCTTAAACCTGAAGGTAAAATTGTGATCTTCACCTCAGATCCTGCGCAAATGAAAGGATATTGGTTATGCCATTATTTTCCTGAAATGATGGAGGATTCTGCGTTACAAATGCCCACTCTTGAATTAATAGAGCAATTACTTCTGAAATGTGGTTTGACGCTCGTAACCATCGAAAAGTATTTTATCGATCCGAATTTACAAGACCTGTTCCTTTATTCGGGCAAGCACCATCCCGGGAGATATCTCGACCCGAATTTCAGGCGAGGAATATCGTCGTTTTCATCCCTTGCAAACGAGACCGAAGTAAAAGAGGGTTTACTTCAATTGGAAGCAGATATTGAATCGGGGCAGATCGATGAGATCATTTCTAAGTACGAGAACAACCTGGGCGATTATTTATTTATTTCAGTAAAAAAAATAGTATGA
- the ruvC gene encoding crossover junction endodeoxyribonuclease RuvC, which yields MNSEKIILGIDPGTTIMGFGLIKVVGKEMQFLQLNELKLSKYDDHYLRLKYIFERTVELIDNYHPDEIAIEAPFFGKNVQSMLKLGRAQGVAMAAGLSRQVPITEYSPKKIKMAITGNGNASKEQVAKMLQSLLQLKELPKNLDSTDGLAAAVCHFYNAGKVDVGKSYTGWSAFVKQNEDRVE from the coding sequence GTGAATTCGGAAAAAATTATTCTTGGAATTGACCCCGGAACTACGATCATGGGTTTCGGACTCATCAAAGTTGTTGGTAAAGAGATGCAGTTTCTTCAGCTAAATGAACTAAAACTATCCAAATACGACGACCATTACCTACGGTTAAAATATATTTTCGAGCGAACTGTAGAGCTCATCGATAATTATCATCCCGATGAGATCGCGATTGAAGCACCCTTTTTTGGTAAGAATGTTCAGTCTATGTTGAAACTTGGGAGAGCGCAGGGTGTCGCAATGGCAGCGGGCCTTTCCAGACAGGTTCCTATCACCGAATACTCCCCGAAAAAGATAAAAATGGCCATTACCGGAAACGGAAATGCCAGTAAAGAACAGGTGGCGAAGATGCTGCAAAGTTTGCTTCAGCTAAAAGAACTCCCCAAGAACCTGGATAGTACAGATGGTCTGGCCGCAGCCGTTTGTCATTTCTACAATGCCGGCAAGGTGGATGTTGGAAAGAGTTATACGGGTTGGTCTGCTTTTGTAAAGCAAAATGAAGATAGAGTAGAATAG
- a CDS encoding DUF456 domain-containing protein: MDIILLIVGFILMLVGIVGSILPVIPGTPISWLGLIVLYLAPSIEFDWTFIIITGVVAIGIYIMDYIIPALGTKKFGGSKAGAWGTFIGLIVGILAPIPFGILIGPFVGALVGELAFNQTQGPQAIKAAFGSFIGFLASTFMKLFATFVFLGLFCWKVWEFRSLLF, translated from the coding sequence ATGGATATTATTTTATTGATTGTTGGCTTTATTTTAATGCTGGTAGGTATTGTTGGTAGCATCTTACCTGTTATTCCCGGTACTCCTATTAGCTGGCTGGGCCTTATCGTATTGTACCTGGCTCCTTCTATAGAGTTCGATTGGACCTTCATTATCATTACCGGAGTTGTGGCAATAGGTATTTATATAATGGACTATATCATTCCTGCACTTGGAACCAAGAAGTTTGGCGGCAGCAAGGCTGGTGCCTGGGGCACCTTCATTGGGCTTATCGTGGGGATTCTTGCTCCTATTCCCTTCGGGATACTTATAGGGCCATTTGTGGGAGCCCTGGTAGGCGAGCTTGCTTTCAATCAAACTCAGGGGCCTCAGGCTATTAAAGCAGCTTTTGGTTCGTTTATTGGATTTTTGGCCTCAACCTTTATGAAGCTTTTCGCCACCTTTGTCTTCCTTGGATTGTTCTGCTGGAAGGTCTGGGAATTTCGATCGCTGTTGTTTTAG
- a CDS encoding glycosyltransferase — MIYAGFILIALYGFVLLFLAIGNWRLKRSASEKSLPFEHFSIIVPFRNEAENLPALLRSISEIDYPLDKFELILVNDQSEDDSVQIISQSLTHSPVSWKVIENVRKSKSPKKDAITTAVEIASYQWIATTDADCLLPANWLHGFNTIIHNHSPKMVCGPVAIPESEDMVLAFQKFETLSMQGVTKGGFGWNRPLLCNGANLAFSKQVFRELGGYAENNHIASGDDLFLLHKISSQYPKYVIFNNDPRSVVQTKAVKSWDEMISQRTRWASKTTNVGSPHLTTIGIIVTLMNLWMLAGLVYFMIFNWDGIAVYLIIYMIKFFMDQVFIEEQVKYAPEKVNLELFFFAYLLYPFITTYIAFRSLFGGYTWKGREFKR; from the coding sequence ATGATCTACGCGGGGTTTATATTGATCGCACTCTACGGATTCGTACTTCTCTTCCTGGCAATAGGAAATTGGAGACTGAAACGTTCTGCTTCTGAAAAATCCCTTCCCTTTGAACATTTTTCCATTATCGTACCATTTAGAAATGAGGCCGAAAATCTACCTGCCTTGTTACGGTCTATTTCCGAAATAGACTACCCCCTCGATAAATTTGAACTAATTTTGGTGAACGACCAATCTGAGGATGATTCGGTGCAGATCATCTCTCAAAGCCTTACCCATTCACCTGTCTCGTGGAAGGTGATAGAAAATGTGCGGAAAAGTAAATCACCTAAAAAGGACGCCATCACCACAGCCGTAGAGATCGCCTCTTACCAATGGATCGCCACTACCGATGCAGACTGCCTCTTGCCTGCCAACTGGCTCCATGGTTTTAATACCATCATCCACAACCATAGCCCAAAAATGGTCTGCGGCCCTGTTGCGATCCCGGAAAGTGAAGATATGGTGCTGGCCTTTCAGAAATTTGAGACTTTAAGTATGCAGGGCGTCACCAAAGGAGGTTTTGGCTGGAACAGGCCTTTACTGTGTAATGGTGCCAACCTGGCGTTCTCAAAGCAAGTATTTAGGGAATTGGGAGGGTATGCAGAAAACAACCATATCGCCAGTGGAGACGATCTTTTCTTACTGCACAAGATTAGTTCACAATACCCCAAGTATGTGATCTTCAATAATGATCCAAGGTCTGTGGTACAGACAAAGGCCGTTAAAAGTTGGGATGAAATGATCTCACAACGTACCCGGTGGGCATCGAAGACTACTAATGTAGGTAGTCCCCATTTAACTACAATTGGGATCATTGTTACCCTAATGAACCTTTGGATGTTGGCAGGCCTTGTCTATTTTATGATCTTTAACTGGGATGGGATTGCCGTCTACCTCATCATCTACATGATAAAATTCTTTATGGATCAGGTTTTTATAGAAGAACAGGTGAAGTATGCTCCCGAAAAGGTGAATCTGGAGTTGTTTTTCTTTGCATATCTGCTCTACCCGTTCATAACCACCTATATAGCCTTCCGAAGCCTTTTTGGTGGCTACACCTGGAAGGGGCGTGAATTTAAGCGCTAA